From the genome of Vicia villosa cultivar HV-30 ecotype Madison, WI linkage group LG2, Vvil1.0, whole genome shotgun sequence, one region includes:
- the LOC131650572 gene encoding uncharacterized protein LOC131650572, with the protein MPDLLQTISPFSISVMDCEDTFVWKSVENGTLTIKHAYSFITNSVPQGEWSQFPWDIDTGPAHCMIVWRLLHNRLPTDDNLAVCGLQSPSICSLCLEDAESSKHLFFNYSFASKTWTWLSCNLQLPFTINKLEDCIKILKDSWNPQALAVIKASFAHTISQIWQTRNLLRFENKSIHWKRCISTITAHVKLTGNLTTKKANDSMTCFAMLKAFGIEIHPRRQLCYTEILWCRPPPIGWVKCNIDGAASGSPMLTACGGIFRDDKADHLLSFSAFLSGGTPVFSEFMAAILAIEKAKELNWNKLWIETDCMLLVKAFSNPQLVPWIIKSRWLTCWAYTLNMEFMITHICRGANFCADVLANIGLTNRSHSWFNFVHNDIISDYLLDKVGTPRFRICS; encoded by the coding sequence ATGCCTGATCTTTTGCAAACTATTTCCCCTTTCTCTATATCTGTCATGGATTGTGAGGACACCTTTGTCTGGAAATCGGTGGAAAATGGAACCCTCACCATCAAGCATGCCTATTCCTTCATTACAAATTCGGTTCCTCAAGGTGAGTGGTCTCAGTTTCCTTGGGACATTGACACTGGTCCAGCTCATTGTATGATTGTTTGGAGGCTTTTACATAATCGGTTGCCAACGGATGACAATCTTGCAGTGTGTGGTCTTCAATCTCCCTCTATATGCTCCCTTTGCCTTGAAGATGCTGAATCCTCCAAGCATCTTTTCTTTAATTATTCCTTTGCTTCTAAAACTTGGACTTGGCTCAGTTGCAATCTTCAGCTTCCTTTCACTATCAACAAGTTAGAGGATTGTATCAAGATTTTAAAGGATTCTTGGAACCCCCAGGCTCTGGCAGTGATTAAAGCTAGCTTTGCTCACACTATTAGCCAGATTTGGCAAACAAGGAATTTACTCAGATTTGAAAACAAAAGCATACATTGGAAAAGATGCATTTCTACCATCACTGCCCATGTGAAGCTGACTGGTAATCTCACTACAAAAAAGGCTAATGACTCCATGACTTGTTTTGCCATGCTTAAAGCCTTTGGTATCGAGATTCATCCTCGTAGGCAGCTTTGCTATACTGAAATTCTTTGGTGTCGGCCTCCACCCATTGGTTGGGTCAAGTGCAATATTGATGGTGCTGCCTCTGGTTCTCCAATGCTCACTGCTTGTGGTGGCATTTTTAGGGATGACAAGGCGGATCATTTACTCAGTTTCAGCGCCTTCTTAAGTGGTGGAACTCCTGTTTTTTCAGAGTTTATGGCAGCCATCCTTGCTATTGAGAAAGCTAAGGAATTGAACTGGAACAAGCTTTGGATCGAGACCGATTGTATGCTTTTAGTGAAGGCTTTCTCGAATCCTCAATTAGTGCCTTGGATCATCAAATCTCGTTGGCTTACGTGTTGGGCGTATACTCTTAACATGGAATTCATGATCACTCACATTTGTAGAGGGGCCAATTTTTGCgcggatgtcctggccaatataGGCTTAACCAATAGAAGCCATTCTTGGTTTAATTTTGTTCATAATGACATTATTTCCGATTACTTGTTAGACAAGGTGGGTACACCTAGATTTAGGATTTGCTCCTAA
- the LOC131647343 gene encoding exocyst complex component SEC3A-like: protein MEQYITGQSRDLVDQAYTKFVSIMFVTLEKLAQTEPKYADIFLIENYAAFQNSLYDLANVVPTLAKFYHQASEAYEQSCSRHISMIIYYQFERLFQFARRIEDLIINNVSPEEIPFQLGLSKVDFRKMLKASLSGMDRSIGAMYKKLQKNLTSEELLPSLWDKCKKDFIDKYDSFVQLVAKIYPAESVPSTQELKDLLANM from the exons ATGGAGCAGTACATTACCGGACAGTCTAGGGATTTGGTTGACCAAGCGTACACAAAATTT GTTAGCATAATGTTTGTAACTTTGGAAAAACTTGCTCAAACAGAGCCAAAGTACGCAGATATTTTTCTTATAGAGAACTATGCTGCTTTCCAGAATAG TTTGTATGACCTAGCCAATGTGGTGCCTACTTTGGCCAAGTTTTATCATCAAGCTAGTGAAGCATATGAGCAATCATGTTCGCGCCATATTAGCATGATTATCTATTAT CAATTTGAACGCCTTTTCCAGTTTGCCCGAAGGATTGAGGACTTGATTATCAATAATGTTTCACCTGAAGAG ATTCCTTTCCAGCTTGGGCTGTCAAAAGTGGATTTCCGGAAGATGCTAAAAGCCAGTTTGTCTGGG ATGGACAGGTCCATTGGTGCAATGTATAAGAAATTGCAGAAGAATTTGACTTCGGAGGAATTATTACCTTCCTTGTGGGATAAATGCAAG AAGGATTTTATTGACAAGTATGACAgttttgttcaacttgtggccaAGATTTATCCGGCTGAGTCAGTACCTTCTACACAGGAATTGAAAGATCTTTTAGCTAACATGTAA